A window of Sutcliffiella cohnii contains these coding sequences:
- the spoVE gene encoding stage V sporulation protein E, producing the protein MSTKRSTPDFILIITTFLLLAIGLIMVYSASAVWADYKFDDTLFFAKRQLLFAGLGVVAMFFIMNIDYWTWRTWAKVILIVCFILLVLVLIPGVGMVRNGSRSWIGVGAFSIQPSEFMKIAMIFFLSKYLSENQKTITSFKKGLVPSLSLVFLAFGMIMLQPDLGTGTVMVGTCVVMIFVAGAKISHFVGLGLLGLAGFVGLILSAPYRMDRITSFLDPWQDPLGTGFQIIQSLYAIGPGGLFGLGLGQSRQKYFYLPEPQTDFIFAILAEELGFIGGSFVVILFAILLWRGIRIALGAPDLYGSFLAVGIISMIAIQVFINIGVVTGLMPVTGITLPFLSYGGSSLTLMLLAVGVLLNISRYARY; encoded by the coding sequence GTGTCTACAAAGCGATCTACTCCGGATTTCATTTTAATAATAACGACATTCTTATTATTAGCAATTGGACTTATTATGGTTTATAGTGCCAGTGCGGTATGGGCTGATTATAAATTTGACGACACATTGTTTTTCGCTAAACGACAGTTGTTGTTTGCTGGATTAGGTGTAGTTGCTATGTTTTTCATTATGAACATAGACTATTGGACGTGGCGAACATGGGCCAAAGTGATACTAATAGTATGTTTTATATTACTTGTACTCGTACTAATCCCCGGAGTAGGTATGGTTCGAAACGGGTCACGAAGTTGGATCGGTGTTGGTGCCTTTTCCATTCAACCTTCTGAATTTATGAAAATTGCAATGATTTTCTTCTTATCAAAATACTTAAGCGAAAACCAGAAAACAATTACTTCATTTAAAAAAGGGCTAGTACCAAGTTTATCTTTAGTATTTTTAGCATTTGGTATGATCATGCTACAGCCAGATTTAGGAACTGGGACAGTTATGGTCGGTACATGTGTTGTCATGATTTTTGTAGCTGGTGCAAAAATAAGTCACTTTGTAGGACTAGGTTTACTAGGTTTAGCGGGCTTTGTCGGCTTAATACTATCCGCACCTTATAGGATGGACCGTATTACATCGTTTTTAGACCCCTGGCAAGATCCTTTAGGTACAGGCTTTCAAATCATTCAATCGCTTTATGCAATTGGACCAGGTGGACTTTTCGGATTAGGACTTGGACAGAGTAGGCAAAAATATTTCTATTTACCGGAACCACAAACGGATTTTATTTTTGCTATACTGGCGGAAGAATTAGGCTTTATTGGAGGTTCCTTCGTTGTTATCCTATTTGCAATTTTGTTATGGCGAGGAATAAGAATAGCATTAGGTGCGCCAGACTTATATGGTAGCTTTTTAGCAGTAGGAATTATATCAATGATAGCAATCCAAGTTTTCATTAACATTGGGGTTGTAACAGGCTTAATGCCAGTAACAGGAATTACATTACCGTTTTTAAGTTACGGTGGTTCATCATTAACGTTAATGCTGTTAGCGGTCGGTGTTTTATTAAACATTAGTAGGTACGCAAGGTACTAA
- the murB gene encoding UDP-N-acetylmuramate dehydrogenase, translated as MVLSQLLLDLQKAEVGKVREKEPLANHTTMKIGGPADILVEPANITKLEETMKIIKKHGSKWRAVGRGSNLLVSDKGIEGVVIKLGAGMDHLEIKDGIVTVGGGYPLVKLVTVVSKQGLSGLEFAGGIPGSVGGAVFMNAGAHGSDISKVLVRAHILFEDGTMEWVNNGQLHFSYRTSVLQTIRPGICLEAVFQLEQKDRKMVVDQLQKNKNYRRETQPFSYPSCGSVFRNPLPNYAGQLIEEAGLKGYVVGGAQISEQHANFIINKNNAKAQDVLDIIQHVKKTILEKRGIEMKTEVEIIGRN; from the coding sequence ATGGTGTTATCACAGCTATTATTAGATTTGCAAAAAGCAGAAGTTGGAAAAGTCCGTGAAAAAGAACCTTTAGCAAATCATACTACGATGAAAATTGGTGGACCAGCTGATATATTAGTTGAGCCAGCAAATATTACAAAATTAGAAGAAACAATGAAAATTATAAAAAAGCACGGTTCTAAATGGAGGGCAGTAGGGAGAGGTTCTAACTTACTAGTTTCGGACAAAGGAATAGAAGGTGTTGTAATAAAGCTTGGTGCTGGAATGGATCATTTAGAAATAAAAGATGGAATTGTAACAGTTGGTGGGGGCTATCCACTTGTTAAATTAGTAACTGTTGTAAGTAAACAAGGTTTGTCAGGGCTGGAATTTGCTGGGGGTATCCCAGGATCAGTCGGTGGGGCTGTGTTTATGAATGCAGGAGCACACGGTTCTGATATTTCGAAAGTATTAGTTCGTGCACATATTCTTTTCGAAGATGGAACGATGGAATGGGTAAACAATGGACAATTACATTTTTCTTATAGAACATCTGTATTACAAACAATACGACCTGGAATTTGTTTAGAAGCAGTTTTTCAATTAGAGCAAAAAGATCGTAAAATGGTGGTCGATCAGCTACAAAAAAATAAAAATTATCGAAGAGAAACACAGCCGTTTTCATACCCAAGCTGCGGAAGTGTATTTCGAAATCCTCTACCTAATTATGCAGGCCAACTCATTGAGGAAGCAGGATTAAAAGGATATGTAGTTGGAGGAGCGCAAATATCAGAACAGCATGCTAATTTTATTATTAATAAAAATAATGCGAAAGCGCAAGATGTGTTAGATATCATTCAACATGTGAAAAAGACGATATTAGAAAAGCGTGGAATTGAAATGAAAACAGAAGTTGAAATTATAGGAAGGAATTAG
- a CDS encoding DUF881 domain-containing protein: MKVNGKHVVLSFVCLVLGFMISFSYQLTQKEEDRISDRQWERDHNIRTMIINTEERNRELQNELFEKQEIVRQIEEEIAKEEQLFFNLVEDVEKLRMYNGNVKVKGTGVEVTLADASYVPSEENVNNYIVHESHVFRVVNELLISGSDAVAINGQRITKNSYIVCNGPVITVDGNQYPAPFVITAIGEPEVLIPSLNIVGGVKDQLVFDNITVKITQKEEILMEPVIH, from the coding sequence ATGAAGGTTAATGGTAAACACGTTGTTTTATCATTTGTATGTTTAGTATTAGGGTTTATGATTTCCTTTTCGTATCAGCTAACCCAAAAGGAAGAAGATCGAATATCTGATAGACAATGGGAACGTGATCATAATATTCGTACAATGATTATTAATACGGAAGAACGAAATAGAGAGCTCCAAAATGAATTATTTGAGAAACAAGAAATCGTTAGGCAAATCGAGGAAGAAATCGCAAAAGAAGAGCAATTATTTTTTAACCTAGTTGAAGATGTTGAAAAATTACGTATGTATAACGGAAACGTTAAAGTAAAAGGGACAGGAGTGGAAGTAACTTTAGCGGATGCTTCTTATGTTCCTAGTGAAGAAAATGTGAATAATTATATTGTACATGAGAGCCATGTTTTTAGAGTTGTTAATGAATTATTAATCTCAGGATCAGATGCAGTTGCTATTAACGGACAGAGAATTACAAAAAATTCGTATATTGTATGTAACGGTCCGGTTATTACAGTTGATGGAAATCAATATCCTGCCCCATTTGTTATTACGGCAATTGGTGAACCTGAAGTACTGATACCATCCTTAAATATAGTAGGTGGAGTGAAAGATCAGCTCGTTTTTGATAATATCACTGTTAAAATTACCCAAAAAGAAGAAATATTAATGGAACCTGTTATCCATTAA
- a CDS encoding DUF881 domain-containing protein produces the protein MSKGKLSFSLITLIIGLMLAIQFQSIKEPVVRDTRDTWELRSDLKKEQEAQAQIIQEIRKYEETIKLYEEELSQSKEYALRSTLDELKKEAGLTEVSGPGIRLTVKTLFPEDSYGQSYNTISAELLRRFINELNSYDIKEISIAEQRIVHNTVIREINGRTKINNVWVPATPFEIIILTDDPSKLYNRLQVSRAMDEFAIENFLLDISTPINYLTVPAYEEPIRIKYMESVKGHTEEG, from the coding sequence GTGTCCAAAGGAAAATTAAGTTTTTCACTCATTACTTTAATAATAGGTTTAATGTTAGCGATACAATTTCAGTCTATAAAAGAACCGGTCGTACGGGATACACGTGATACGTGGGAGCTTCGAAGTGACTTGAAAAAAGAACAGGAGGCTCAAGCTCAAATTATACAAGAAATTCGAAAATATGAAGAAACAATTAAACTTTATGAAGAGGAATTAAGTCAAAGTAAGGAGTATGCCCTCCGTTCTACTTTGGATGAATTAAAAAAAGAAGCAGGATTAACGGAAGTAAGTGGACCAGGTATCCGATTGACTGTAAAAACACTTTTTCCCGAAGACTCTTATGGGCAATCATATAACACAATTTCGGCCGAGTTGTTAAGGCGTTTTATTAATGAATTAAACTCGTATGATATTAAAGAAATTTCGATTGCAGAACAAAGAATTGTTCATAATACAGTTATTAGAGAGATTAATGGCCGCACTAAAATTAATAATGTGTGGGTGCCGGCTACTCCGTTTGAAATTATTATACTAACAGATGACCCTAGTAAACTGTATAACAGACTACAAGTATCGAGAGCAATGGATGAATTTGCAATCGAGAACTTCTTATTAGATATTTCTACACCTATTAATTATTTGACCGTTCCAGCTTACGAAGAGCCAATTCGTATTAAGTATATGGAATCAGTAAAAGGACATACGGAGGAAGGTTAA
- a CDS encoding cell division protein FtsQ/DivIB, translating into MEKNKVVTLEDRIPKIREMRKQKANRRLVLSLSLFFILLSFIIYSQSSLSKVSSISVQGHQYVELETIIKVSEIKEGTSSFFQVKKADVESRIEELQEIKSATVNKELPNNIHIDIEEYKRIAYILNNGTYTPVIENGDILSSSTIDILPHDAALMIGWNNKVKVDEFINELMKLPESVIYAISEAHFTPNETDPNHITLFMNDGFEVSGTIRNFSSKMASYPSIIAQLDPEQKGVINIEVGVFFKPYDVELDGDEVEDEG; encoded by the coding sequence ATGGAAAAAAATAAAGTAGTTACATTAGAAGATCGAATTCCAAAAATAAGAGAAATGCGTAAACAAAAAGCGAATCGCCGCCTTGTTTTATCTCTCTCCCTATTTTTTATTCTTTTATCTTTCATTATCTATTCTCAATCATCTTTAAGTAAAGTTTCTTCTATTTCTGTACAAGGACATCAATATGTTGAGTTAGAAACTATCATAAAGGTTAGTGAAATAAAGGAAGGTACATCGAGCTTTTTTCAAGTTAAAAAAGCTGATGTAGAAAGCCGAATTGAAGAGTTACAAGAAATTAAGTCTGCAACTGTAAATAAAGAACTACCAAACAATATACATATTGACATTGAAGAATATAAACGAATTGCTTATATACTAAATAATGGAACGTATACTCCTGTAATTGAAAATGGAGATATATTATCATCATCCACCATTGACATCTTACCCCATGATGCTGCATTAATGATTGGTTGGAATAACAAAGTAAAGGTGGATGAGTTTATTAATGAGTTAATGAAGTTACCAGAGTCTGTAATTTATGCAATTTCAGAGGCTCATTTTACACCTAATGAAACAGATCCTAATCATATTACTCTGTTTATGAATGATGGTTTTGAAGTAAGCGGAACTATTCGTAATTTTTCGAGTAAAATGGCTTCCTATCCTTCCATTATCGCTCAATTAGACCCTGAGCAAAAAGGTGTCATTAATATAGAGGTTGGAGTATTTTTCAAACCCTATGATGTAGAATTAGATGGAGATGAAGTAGAGGATGAAGGTTAA